A region of Argentina anserina chromosome 5, drPotAnse1.1, whole genome shotgun sequence DNA encodes the following proteins:
- the LOC126795802 gene encoding pentatricopeptide repeat-containing protein At5g66520-like — protein MFFDLCIGSRPAGAFLYQYSTRSHGKVNGGNALINMHVKCRHLGMAISVFKALEYKYIILWTALISGMAMNGHGIHVLQLFSSMLVNEISPDGVTFLGLLTACSHAGLVNQGLMFFNAMNKIYQIVPETQHYACLVDMYGRAGLLEEVEAFIKEMPTESDGPVWGALLNACKIHGNKEMVERSREGPCNSAQVSTGTYALLLL, from the coding sequence ATGTTCTTCGATTTGTGCATTGGGTCCAGGCCAGCAGGTGCATTCCTATATCAGTACTCAACGAGATCTCATGGTAAAGTCAATGGGGGAAATGCCTTAATCAACATGCATGTCAAGTGTAGACATTTGGGTATGGCTATTTCAGTTTTTAAGGCCCTTGAGTAcaaatatatcattttatgGACTGCTCTAATAAGTGGCATGGCCATGAATGGCCATGGCATCCATGTATTACAGCTCTTTTCCAGTATGCTAGTCAATGAGATTTCTCCTGATGGTGTAACCTTCCTTGGGTTGTTAACAGCATGCAGTCATGCTGGCTTGGTAAATCAAGGGCTTATGTTCTTCAATGCTATGAATAAAATTTACCAGATTGTTCCTGAAACACAGCATTATGCGTGTCTGGTCGATATGTATGGTCGAGCTGGGCTCTTAGAGGAAGTAGAGGCTTTTATTAAAGAAATGCCAACGGAATCTGATGGTCCAGTTTGGGGAGCACTGCTTAATGCGTGCAAAATTCATGGGAACAAGGAGATGGTTGAGAGGAGCAGGGAAGGCCCCTGCAATAGTGCACAAGTGAGCACTGGAACATATGCGCTGTTATTGTTATAA
- the LOC126794560 gene encoding pentatricopeptide repeat-containing protein At4g38010-like, producing MLHQCTSHNHYTFTYALKACYLLHSPHKGQEIQAHVTKSGHISDTFIQNSLLHFYIIRSDIVSATRVFDSIPVPDVVSWTSMISGLSKCGLLEEAVMKFMSMDVKPNPTTLVTVLSSCSTLRAVKFGNAVHGHCLRNFHESNLILDNAILELHLRCGSLASARYLFVNMPKRDVVSWTSMVGGYAQRGFCEEAVKLF from the coding sequence ATGCTCCACCAGTGTACTTCCCATAACCACTATACATTCACTTATGCCCTCAAGGCATGCTACTTGCTCCACTCACCCCATAAAGGCCAAGAAATCCAAGCCCACGTCACCAAATCCGGTCATATATCTGATACCTTCATCCAAAACTCCCTGCTCCATTTCTACATTATCCGATCTGATATTGTTTCTGCTACCCGGGTTTTTGATTCAATACCTGTACCGGATGTTGTTTCCTGGACTTCAATGATTTCAGGTCTTTCCAAGTGTGGGCTTTTGGAGGAAGCAGTGATGAAGTTTATGTCCATGGACGTAAAGCCTAATCCTACTACTCTTGTGACTGTTTTGTCTTCTTGTTCTACTTTAAGAGCTGTCAAGTTTGGTAATGCTGTTCATGGCCATTGTTTGCGGAACTTTCATGAAAGTAATTTGATTTTGGACAACGCCATTTTGGAACTCCATCTGAGATGTGGATCTCTGGCGAGTGCAAGGTATCTGTTTGTCAACATGCCCAAGAGAGATGTAGTTTCTTGGACTAGCATGGTGGGTGGTTATGCCCAAAGAGGTTTTTGTGAAGAGGCAGTGAAACTTTTCTAA